One genomic segment of Clostridium saccharoperbutylacetonicum N1-4(HMT) includes these proteins:
- a CDS encoding 5'-nucleotidase C-terminal domain-containing protein encodes MFKRFKNKKLLSSIVASMMLFTLFSPITVKTVKAETSTKVVDLTESKATSGNSNTLSSQNGSVTLQILTTTDSHGRFLPYDYAINNADTSGSLAQISTLVNQLRTKNPNTILVDAGDIIQDNSESLFINDSTNPMILAMNKIGYDTLTLGNHEFNYGIPALKNVMKQFKGKVLGGNVYDTDGKTKLAAPYAIVERAGVKVGIIGMVTPNITKWDSANLKGYTVTNPVDETKAAIAELKKQNVNTIIAVQHMGETEEYGAEGSGAIDVLDQCPEITAFVAAHFHVKIANDYYYDHKIYSLNAAQNKVTAIAKDGTTTDATIDDYNKAKANGTVIVEANKWAKTLGQINLTLTKNSKGEYTVANKATDITTALFDIAPKNVAPVQADTDLVNSLASYNQRAINDANTPIGALKGGNLAPANEIKGVDQAKLQPTPMVSLINAVQMYYGEKIANHKIDVSSAAVFKNGQNILEGQIKKCDTANIYQFDNTLYVLKMTGSQLKKYMEWSASYYNTYKPGDLTISFNPSIPGYNYDMFAGIKYNIDISKPVGNRIVNLTKSDNSKINDSDVLYVTVNNYRASTQLLTAGVIFKAGETLPTLVGKSEQTAGLGDGRIRDLIGQYIKDVKGGTITPVVDNNWSIVGNNWDATQRKTAVQLINDGKISLAGVSGEQTSANSKAVTSDDIKNK; translated from the coding sequence ATGTTTAAACGTTTTAAAAACAAGAAATTATTATCATCAATAGTTGCGTCAATGATGTTATTTACTTTATTTTCACCAATAACAGTAAAAACTGTCAAGGCAGAAACTAGCACTAAAGTAGTTGATTTAACCGAATCTAAAGCTACTAGTGGAAATAGCAACACTCTTTCATCACAAAATGGAAGCGTTACCTTGCAAATTTTAACAACTACAGATTCTCATGGTAGATTTTTACCATACGATTATGCAATAAATAATGCTGACACTTCAGGAAGTCTTGCACAAATATCAACCCTTGTTAATCAATTAAGAACTAAAAACCCAAACACAATTCTTGTTGATGCAGGAGATATTATTCAAGACAATTCAGAATCATTATTTATAAATGATTCAACTAACCCAATGATATTAGCAATGAATAAAATAGGTTATGATACTCTTACTTTAGGAAATCATGAATTCAATTATGGAATACCAGCTTTAAAAAATGTAATGAAACAATTTAAAGGTAAGGTACTAGGTGGAAATGTATATGATACTGACGGTAAAACAAAACTTGCAGCACCATATGCAATAGTTGAAAGAGCTGGAGTTAAAGTTGGAATAATAGGTATGGTTACACCTAATATTACAAAATGGGATTCTGCTAACTTAAAAGGATATACAGTTACAAATCCAGTTGATGAAACTAAGGCTGCAATTGCAGAACTTAAAAAGCAAAATGTAAATACAATAATAGCTGTTCAACACATGGGAGAAACTGAAGAATACGGAGCTGAAGGATCAGGCGCTATAGACGTACTAGATCAATGTCCAGAAATAACAGCTTTTGTAGCTGCTCATTTCCATGTGAAAATAGCTAACGACTATTATTATGATCATAAAATATATTCATTAAATGCTGCTCAAAATAAAGTAACAGCAATAGCTAAAGATGGAACTACTACTGATGCTACAATAGATGATTACAATAAAGCAAAAGCTAATGGTACAGTAATCGTTGAAGCTAACAAATGGGCTAAAACTCTAGGACAAATTAATCTTACATTAACTAAAAATTCTAAGGGTGAATATACAGTTGCAAATAAAGCAACAGATATTACTACAGCACTTTTTGATATAGCTCCTAAAAATGTAGCTCCTGTACAAGCTGATACAGATCTTGTAAATTCATTAGCAAGCTATAATCAAAGAGCAATTAATGATGCCAATACTCCAATAGGTGCATTAAAGGGTGGAAATTTAGCTCCTGCTAATGAAATCAAAGGAGTAGATCAAGCAAAACTTCAACCTACACCAATGGTTAGTTTAATTAATGCAGTTCAAATGTATTATGGTGAAAAAATAGCAAATCATAAAATAGATGTATCATCTGCAGCTGTATTTAAAAATGGGCAAAATATATTAGAAGGACAAATTAAAAAATGTGATACTGCTAATATATATCAATTTGATAATACATTATATGTTCTTAAAATGACAGGAAGTCAACTTAAGAAATATATGGAATGGTCTGCTTCTTATTACAACACATATAAACCTGGAGACTTAACTATTTCATTTAATCCCTCTATACCTGGTTATAACTATGATATGTTTGCAGGAATAAAATATAATATAGATATATCAAAACCTGTTGGAAATAGAATAGTTAATTTAACTAAGAGTGATAACAGTAAAATAAATGATTCAGATGTACTTTATGTAACAGTTAATAACTACAGAGCTTCAACTCAATTATTAACTGCTGGGGTTATCTTCAAAGCAGGTGAAACACTTCCAACACTTGTAGGTAAATCAGAACAAACAGCAGGATTAGGCGATGGAAGAATCAGAGATTTAATTGGACAATATATAAAAGATGTTAAAGGCGGAACTATAACTCCTGTTGTTGATAATAACTGGAGCATTGTAGGTAACAACTGGGATGCTACTCAAAGAAAAACAGCAGTTCAATTGATTAATGATGGAAAAATAAGTCTTGCTGGAGTTTCAGGTGAACAAACTTCTGCTAATTCAAAAGCAGTAACTTCAGATGATATAAAAAATAAGTAA
- a CDS encoding YibE/F family protein, producing the protein MKNFNRNTYICIAILAIIILGLFTFSNIESNKQKLNNSSYSFAKAKVDKITFDNLYELEDKSKEVLEAKQEFEITILDGEHQGEKYKIRNTIESLDIHKIVVSENDEIIINYTLSNDDGKINSIHLYEISRENYLYLLIGIFMFSVVLICGKKGIKSILTLIFTSFMIIKVLIPILISGFNPVIATIVVCIVTVASSLFFITGINKKTIISILGTVGGILISSITAIIIGNLCKITGLAETESQLIAYNNSSLGLDFKSILFAAIIIGSLGAIMDVSVSITSAMDEVLQIKNNISKKDFIQSGMNIGKDIIGAMSNTLILAYAGGAFSLIFLLAAQKMTYTTIINMEMISTEIITAFAGSLGLVWTVPITVFAMAALVFKSNSKNKSKISK; encoded by the coding sequence ATGAAAAATTTTAATAGAAATACTTATATATGCATAGCTATACTGGCAATAATTATATTAGGCTTATTCACTTTTTCTAATATAGAAAGCAACAAGCAAAAACTTAATAATAGCAGTTATTCTTTTGCAAAAGCCAAAGTTGATAAGATTACTTTTGATAATCTTTATGAATTAGAGGATAAAAGTAAAGAAGTATTAGAAGCTAAACAAGAATTTGAAATTACAATACTTGATGGTGAACACCAAGGTGAAAAATATAAAATTCGAAATACCATCGAATCTTTAGATATACATAAAATTGTAGTTAGTGAAAATGATGAAATAATAATAAATTACACTCTTTCAAATGACGATGGAAAAATAAACTCAATACATTTATATGAAATTTCTAGAGAAAATTATTTATATCTACTAATAGGAATATTTATGTTTTCTGTTGTTTTAATTTGTGGAAAAAAAGGGATCAAATCAATATTAACTTTAATTTTCACAAGCTTTATGATAATAAAAGTATTAATTCCAATCTTAATTAGTGGTTTTAATCCGGTAATTGCAACAATTGTAGTATGTATTGTGACTGTAGCTTCATCTCTATTTTTTATAACAGGAATTAATAAAAAGACAATAATTTCAATCCTAGGTACAGTTGGTGGAATTTTAATTTCAAGTATTACAGCTATAATAATAGGAAACCTATGTAAAATAACAGGTCTTGCTGAAACTGAATCACAACTTATTGCCTATAATAATTCAAGTTTAGGACTTGATTTTAAGTCAATATTGTTTGCTGCAATAATAATTGGTTCTTTAGGTGCTATTATGGATGTCAGTGTTTCAATTACGTCTGCTATGGATGAAGTATTACAAATAAAAAATAATATAAGCAAAAAAGATTTTATACAAAGTGGTATGAATATTGGAAAAGATATTATAGGAGCCATGTCTAACACTTTAATTTTAGCTTATGCTGGAGGAGCTTTTAGTTTAATATTCCTACTCGCTGCTCAAAAAATGACTTATACAACTATCATTAATATGGAAATGATATCTACAGAAATAATAACAGCCTTTGCTGGTAGTCTCGGACTTGTTTGGACTGTTCCTATTACAGTCTTCGCAATGGCTGCGTTAGTTTTTAAAAGCAATTCTAAAAATAAATCCAAAATCTCAAAATAA
- a CDS encoding prolyl oligopeptidase family serine peptidase — translation MIKRIKRGRKGIMAIILATSMVLSSSITALAADTSSTSPSYSTVTEVYDWGVAVPRLIVNLGKTVNQGSVNKDTFKAHVVRTENRAGTELLGGAEGDRKITRVYVSDKEGNYVASGNYVTIEMEVGPTIALGSPINYNIKTNLNGWVNCKYTITQQKDITSSAGNVSGLVINSFAGDTKKIVDNFKVESGTYDNVTMKYASYAPDQDGGKKPLVIWLHGMGEGGLDGLLPITGNKADNFASREMQSYFGGAYVLAPQAPTFWMDGFKGFGDGTSKYEKALMALIEDYVSKNNNIDKKRIYIGGDSNGGYMTMLMARDYTDYFAAAFPTCEALKDTLISDKDINKLKNLPIWFTAAKTDTTVPVKDYVVPTYNRLIAAGAKNAHLSLFDAVVDTTGLYNKEDGTPYEYAGHWSWIYVYNNQCKTNIGNKTITIMEWLADQKLS, via the coding sequence ATGATTAAAAGAATAAAAAGAGGTAGGAAGGGTATTATGGCAATTATTTTAGCAACTTCAATGGTACTTTCTTCTAGTATTACAGCATTAGCAGCAGATACAAGTTCGACTTCACCATCATATAGTACTGTTACAGAAGTATATGATTGGGGTGTAGCAGTTCCAAGATTAATTGTTAATTTAGGTAAAACAGTAAATCAAGGATCTGTAAACAAAGATACTTTTAAGGCTCACGTTGTTAGAACCGAAAATAGAGCAGGAACTGAGTTATTAGGAGGTGCTGAAGGAGACCGTAAAATTACTAGAGTTTATGTTTCTGATAAGGAAGGTAACTATGTAGCTAGTGGGAATTATGTAACTATTGAAATGGAAGTTGGTCCAACAATAGCTTTGGGTTCTCCTATTAATTACAATATAAAAACTAATCTTAATGGATGGGTTAATTGTAAATATACAATTACTCAACAGAAAGATATCACTTCTAGTGCAGGAAATGTATCAGGGCTAGTTATTAACAGTTTTGCAGGGGATACTAAAAAAATTGTTGATAATTTCAAAGTAGAAAGTGGAACTTATGATAATGTCACAATGAAATATGCAAGTTATGCACCAGATCAAGATGGAGGCAAGAAACCATTAGTGATATGGTTACATGGAATGGGTGAAGGTGGATTAGATGGGCTCCTTCCTATAACAGGTAATAAGGCAGATAATTTTGCATCAAGGGAAATGCAATCATATTTTGGAGGAGCATATGTATTAGCCCCTCAAGCACCTACATTTTGGATGGATGGCTTCAAGGGCTTTGGAGATGGAACTTCAAAATATGAAAAAGCTCTTATGGCTCTAATTGAAGATTATGTGTCAAAGAATAATAATATAGACAAGAAAAGAATTTATATTGGCGGAGATTCTAATGGTGGGTATATGACAATGCTTATGGCAAGAGATTATACAGATTACTTTGCAGCAGCATTCCCAACATGTGAAGCTTTAAAGGATACATTAATTTCAGATAAAGATATTAATAAATTAAAGAACCTTCCAATATGGTTCACAGCAGCTAAAACTGATACAACAGTACCAGTAAAAGATTATGTAGTTCCAACTTATAATCGTTTAATTGCAGCTGGTGCAAAGAATGCTCATCTTTCACTATTTGATGCTGTAGTAGATACTACAGGATTATATAATAAGGAAGATGGAACACCATATGAATATGCAGGACATTGGTCTTGGATTTATGTTTATAATAATCAATGTAAAACAAACATAGGTAATAAGACTATAACAATTATGGAATGGTTGGCTGACCAAAAATTAAGTTAA
- a CDS encoding GH39 family glycosyl hydrolase codes for MKFSYLKNIPLSVYNCSIKKAAYNYSKNLKLIFALRGNIIIEVIGKKDVVGEGGVILLNSSSIYSLEGSPENEVCILEIDTNFFNTDFEGLSNLKFSLNYNQYIHNQREEIRLLWSYLYKIIDILYKAEKGHELKIKGIIIELILLLVNKYKDRNFDRKTSINSEEKRLKSIIEFINCHYKEKISLTKIADMVELNPQYLSRYFPKYVGITLNEYITKIRLRESLADLRNCNNTITYVALENGFSNIKSYFKAFKKNYNTTPAVFRKNDLINPEIKIEKSNIKDVELINLVKIYSNIDNKRIKAFPEEREAYEIYFKGTKETIKKSWRKLAAFGRAAEGLRGEWRNQLRNIQNDIPFEYIRFHGIFSDDMMVYGEDSDGNPEYNFSYVDELIDFFMEVKIKPFIELGFMPEKLAAEKRLVFNWNANMSFPKDMNKWKELIENFLLHLLQRYGIKEVNTWYFEIWDGFIHGETNLEKSLEFFKETYFSVKKINNNLKVGGVNSHLEEMINTNLLEVYDIFCTKENIVLDFISGKAYAVEPEDKNESISSLMAKINNNAKDKAIFQDSLKYSIYSNQNYISNNIDMILEKLNKSGALNKPLFLTEWNNIPDPRDLLHDTCYKSAFLVKNIIENFNKVEGLGYWTFTDIFEEVKNTNKTTFHGGVGFVTINGLRKPIYHAYSFLNKLGERIIEKGENYIITQKADESIQILVSNYCHFKSDRTKCIPKEVTLTEREAVFNNTIKDIVFILSDLKGEFIKKTYKLNSENGSVYDEWVKMGATEKLYTEEIRYLKEKSIFAYKREVIYSDNNLFINEKMAPQEVMLIELEYPLF; via the coding sequence ATGAAATTTTCATACTTAAAGAATATACCATTAAGTGTTTATAATTGTAGCATTAAAAAAGCAGCATACAATTATAGTAAGAATTTGAAACTCATATTTGCTTTAAGAGGGAATATAATTATTGAAGTAATTGGAAAGAAAGATGTGGTTGGGGAAGGGGGCGTAATTCTTTTAAATAGTAGTAGTATTTATTCATTAGAGGGTTCTCCAGAAAATGAAGTATGTATCTTAGAAATAGATACAAATTTTTTTAATACTGATTTTGAAGGCCTTTCAAATCTGAAATTTTCTCTAAATTATAATCAATATATTCACAATCAAAGAGAAGAGATAAGATTGTTGTGGAGTTATTTGTATAAAATAATTGATATTTTGTACAAAGCAGAGAAGGGACATGAACTTAAAATAAAAGGTATAATAATTGAATTGATTTTATTACTTGTAAATAAATATAAGGATCGTAATTTTGACAGGAAAACTAGTATAAATTCAGAAGAAAAAAGATTAAAAAGTATAATAGAATTTATTAATTGTCATTATAAAGAAAAGATTTCTTTAACTAAAATTGCAGATATGGTGGAGCTTAATCCACAATATTTATCTAGATATTTTCCAAAGTACGTGGGAATAACACTAAATGAATACATAACAAAGATTAGACTTAGAGAGTCTTTAGCAGATTTAAGAAATTGTAATAATACTATAACTTATGTAGCTTTGGAAAATGGATTTTCCAATATTAAATCTTATTTTAAAGCTTTTAAGAAAAATTATAATACAACTCCAGCAGTATTTAGAAAAAACGATTTAATTAATCCGGAAATTAAAATAGAAAAATCTAATATTAAAGATGTAGAACTAATAAATTTAGTAAAAATTTATAGTAATATTGATAACAAAAGAATCAAAGCGTTTCCAGAAGAACGAGAAGCGTATGAGATATATTTTAAGGGAACTAAGGAGACGATAAAGAAATCCTGGAGAAAACTTGCTGCTTTTGGTAGAGCGGCAGAGGGCTTAAGAGGTGAATGGAGAAATCAGCTTAGAAATATTCAAAATGATATTCCTTTTGAATATATAAGATTCCATGGAATATTTTCTGATGATATGATGGTATACGGTGAAGATTCTGATGGGAATCCAGAATATAATTTTAGCTATGTTGATGAATTGATTGATTTTTTTATGGAGGTAAAAATAAAGCCTTTTATTGAATTAGGGTTTATGCCTGAAAAGTTAGCTGCTGAGAAAAGGCTAGTATTTAACTGGAATGCAAATATGAGTTTCCCTAAGGATATGAATAAGTGGAAAGAGCTTATTGAAAACTTCTTATTACATTTACTTCAAAGATATGGAATTAAAGAAGTGAATACTTGGTATTTTGAAATATGGGATGGATTCATACATGGAGAAACAAATCTTGAGAAGAGTTTAGAATTTTTTAAAGAAACTTATTTCTCTGTTAAAAAAATTAATAATAATCTTAAAGTTGGTGGAGTAAATTCACATTTAGAGGAGATGATAAATACAAATTTACTTGAAGTTTATGATATTTTTTGCACAAAAGAAAATATAGTTTTAGATTTTATTTCAGGTAAGGCATATGCTGTGGAGCCAGAAGATAAAAATGAAAGTATAAGTTCGCTTATGGCAAAAATAAATAATAATGCAAAAGATAAAGCTATCTTTCAAGATTCTTTAAAGTACAGTATATACTCTAATCAAAATTATATATCAAATAATATTGATATGATTTTGGAAAAATTAAATAAGTCTGGGGCATTAAATAAACCACTATTTCTTACTGAATGGAATAATATTCCTGATCCAAGAGATCTTCTTCATGATACTTGCTATAAAAGTGCTTTTTTAGTTAAAAATATAATTGAAAATTTTAACAAGGTGGAGGGGCTTGGTTATTGGACTTTTACGGATATATTTGAAGAGGTAAAAAATACAAACAAGACTACTTTTCATGGAGGAGTAGGATTTGTTACAATAAATGGACTAAGAAAGCCCATATATCATGCGTATAGTTTTTTAAATAAACTGGGAGAGAGAATAATTGAAAAAGGTGAAAATTATATAATAACGCAAAAAGCAGATGAGTCTATTCAGATATTAGTTAGCAATTATTGTCACTTTAAAAGTGATAGGACAAAGTGTATTCCAAAAGAAGTAACATTAACTGAAAGGGAAGCCGTATTTAATAATACAATAAAAGATATTGTCTTTATACTCAGTGATTTAAAAGGTGAATTTATTAAAAAGACTTATAAATTAAACAGTGAAAATGGATCAGTTTATGATGAATGGGTAAAAATGGGCGCCACAGAGAAATTATATACTGAGGAAATAAGATATTTAAAGGAAAAGTCAATTTTTGCATATAAAAGAGAAGTGATATATTCAGATAATAATTTGTTTATTAATGAAAAAATGGCACCTCAAGAGGTTATGTTAATAGAATTAGAATATCCCCTTTTTTGA
- a CDS encoding ABC transporter ATP-binding protein, producing MNENEQLLEAKDIVTGYDKKIIVDGIDIVIPSNKISVILGANACGKSTLLKTLARLIKPISGKVLIDGKKITSMPSKKLAQILGLLPQSPVVPEGITVWDLVSRGRFPYQSFLKSMSQKDFEAIEEALEIMGITELANRCVDELSGGQRQRVWIAMALAQQTDILLLDEPTTYLDIAYQVEILDLLTDLNKKRGTTIVMVLHDINLSARYADYIFALREGKLIDKGEPEKVITSELIWTVFGLNCVVIQDPVSNSPFIVPKGRHYSDN from the coding sequence ATGAATGAAAATGAGCAATTACTTGAAGCAAAAGATATTGTAACTGGATACGACAAAAAGATAATAGTTGATGGAATTGATATAGTTATTCCTAGCAATAAAATTAGTGTTATACTTGGAGCAAATGCATGCGGGAAATCAACATTACTTAAAACACTGGCTAGGCTTATTAAGCCTATCTCAGGAAAAGTTCTAATTGATGGCAAAAAAATAACTTCAATGCCTTCTAAAAAGTTAGCACAGATCTTAGGATTACTTCCACAATCACCGGTAGTTCCAGAAGGCATAACTGTTTGGGATTTAGTTTCAAGAGGAAGGTTCCCGTATCAATCTTTTTTAAAAAGCATGAGTCAAAAGGATTTTGAAGCAATAGAGGAAGCACTTGAAATAATGGGAATAACAGAACTTGCAAATAGATGTGTTGATGAATTATCAGGGGGACAGCGTCAAAGAGTTTGGATTGCTATGGCTCTTGCGCAACAAACAGATATACTTCTTTTAGATGAACCGACTACATATCTTGATATTGCTTATCAAGTAGAAATTCTTGATTTATTAACAGATTTAAATAAAAAAAGAGGAACTACTATTGTAATGGTGCTTCATGATATAAATTTATCTGCTAGATATGCAGATTATATATTTGCTCTTCGTGAAGGGAAATTAATTGATAAAGGTGAACCAGAAAAAGTTATAACTTCAGAATTAATTTGGACAGTATTTGGATTGAATTGTGTCGTTATACAAGATCCAGTATCAAATTCACCATTTATTGTGCCAAAGGGAAGGCATTATTCTGATAATTAA
- a CDS encoding FecCD family ABC transporter permease encodes MIQTTHSMLKDGYTKRKIRRLSVNILLLVLTVGLCLIMLLYGKTNYSLTTVTRVLLGEQIQGATFTIETLRLPRMLCGLLVGIAFGIAGNTFQTMLRNPLASPDIIGISSGASVAAVFSILVLHMSGSIVSIAAVISGISLSILIYLLSKSSGFSSSRLILIGIGIQAMANALISFLLIKASEYEVSNALTWLSGSLNGISIKEIPTLFVVVAIFGFIILCLTNQLQILELGDEFAITLGIKINLIRISLILSSVFLIAFATAVTGPIAFVAFLAGPISARLVGFGASNVFASGLVGAILVLGADMIGQYVFSTRFPVGIITGILGAPYMLLLLITMNRRGRA; translated from the coding sequence ATGATTCAAACTACTCACTCCATGCTAAAAGATGGGTATACTAAAAGGAAAATTCGTAGGCTTAGTGTTAATATATTGCTACTTGTTTTAACTGTAGGCCTTTGCTTAATTATGCTTTTATATGGTAAAACTAATTATTCGTTAACTACAGTTACAAGAGTGCTATTAGGAGAACAAATTCAAGGTGCAACCTTTACTATAGAAACCTTACGTTTACCGAGAATGCTTTGTGGACTTTTAGTAGGGATAGCCTTTGGAATAGCAGGAAATACCTTTCAAACAATGCTTAGAAATCCGTTAGCTAGTCCTGATATTATTGGTATTAGTTCAGGTGCTAGTGTTGCAGCAGTATTTAGTATATTAGTTCTTCATATGAGCGGAAGTATTGTTTCTATAGCAGCGGTGATTTCTGGAATTTCCCTTTCGATCCTTATATATCTACTATCTAAAAGTTCAGGGTTTTCAAGCAGTAGATTAATACTTATAGGAATTGGAATACAAGCAATGGCAAATGCATTGATCTCTTTTTTATTAATTAAAGCGTCAGAATATGAAGTTTCAAATGCACTCACATGGTTGAGTGGAAGTTTAAATGGAATTAGTATTAAAGAGATTCCAACTTTATTTGTAGTTGTAGCTATATTTGGATTTATTATTTTATGTTTAACAAATCAACTTCAAATACTAGAATTAGGAGATGAATTTGCAATAACATTAGGTATTAAAATAAATTTAATACGAATATCATTAATCTTAAGTTCAGTATTTTTAATTGCATTTGCAACAGCTGTTACTGGCCCTATAGCCTTTGTTGCATTTTTAGCAGGACCAATTTCAGCAAGACTTGTTGGATTTGGAGCATCAAATGTTTTTGCATCAGGTTTAGTTGGAGCAATATTAGTACTTGGAGCAGATATGATTGGACAGTATGTATTTAGTACAAGATTTCCAGTAGGAATAATTACTGGAATTTTAGGAGCTCCGTATATGCTATTGCTTCTAATAACTATGAATAGGAGAGGACGAGCGTAA
- a CDS encoding FecCD family ABC transporter permease: MRNTKTIGIYLMSIFLLIICLMLSLAFGSKNVGFSQAINALINSDDMSFSAIVVRERIPRTIFSVMAGASLGISGALMQSITRNPIADPSILGVNTGASLFVVIGIAFFNINSANEYIWIALAGAGITSIFVYGIASMGSGGMTPIKLALAGSATSAVLTSLVSVIILPRSEVMNAYRFWQVGSVSGATWDSINLILPYLIIGLIISIISTPALDVLALGDEVATGLGVNIGIIRIICAIAGVILCGAITAIAGPIGFVGLMIPHSIRLILGANLRGLVPMSAIGGAVLLTISDVLGRVIGSPGELQVGIITAFFGAPILIIIARKAKVRAI; the protein is encoded by the coding sequence ATGAGAAATACGAAAACAATAGGAATTTATTTAATGAGTATTTTTCTTCTTATAATATGTTTGATGTTATCATTAGCATTTGGATCAAAAAATGTAGGATTTAGTCAAGCGATAAATGCTTTGATAAATAGTGATGATATGTCTTTTTCAGCAATAGTTGTAAGAGAACGTATACCAAGAACAATTTTTAGTGTTATGGCAGGAGCTTCTCTTGGAATATCAGGAGCGTTAATGCAGTCAATAACTAGAAATCCAATAGCTGATCCAAGCATTTTAGGAGTTAATACGGGTGCATCGTTATTTGTTGTAATTGGAATAGCATTTTTTAATATAAATTCAGCTAATGAATATATTTGGATAGCGTTAGCTGGAGCTGGAATAACCTCAATATTTGTTTATGGAATAGCATCTATGGGAAGCGGAGGAATGACTCCAATAAAACTTGCGTTGGCAGGCTCCGCTACTAGTGCAGTTTTAACCTCTTTAGTAAGTGTAATTATACTTCCTAGAAGTGAGGTAATGAATGCATATAGATTTTGGCAGGTGGGAAGTGTGAGTGGTGCAACTTGGGATAGTATTAATTTAATTTTACCATATTTAATAATTGGATTGATAATAAGTATAATATCAACACCAGCACTAGATGTATTAGCTTTAGGTGATGAGGTGGCAACTGGTTTAGGAGTTAATATTGGTATTATTAGAATAATATGTGCAATTGCTGGGGTTATACTATGTGGTGCAATCACGGCAATTGCTGGACCAATTGGTTTTGTAGGATTAATGATTCCTCACAGTATACGGCTTATTCTTGGGGCAAATTTAAGAGGATTGGTTCCTATGTCAGCAATTGGTGGTGCAGTACTTTTAACAATTTCAGATGTTTTGGGAAGAGTAATTGGAAGTCCAGGTGAGCTTCAGGTAGGAATTATTACAGCATTTTTTGGAGCACCAATCCTTATTATAATTGCTAGGAAAGCGAAGGTGAGAGCTATATGA